DNA sequence from the Vicia villosa cultivar HV-30 ecotype Madison, WI linkage group LG3, Vvil1.0, whole genome shotgun sequence genome:
acaaaatagtagatgaaaacattgaagatcaaggtgatattggtgttggcattgaatcttgtacaagaaacgatcataatgagaatgaatcttgtactagaaatgatcataatgagggtatttggatcaatccaaccgtccgcgttgttaagagacgcgtagaacacaatcctacaaagaaaagaaagagacgttagtgataaaggtaatagtatacatattccgactaatttgttttattcaatttgtaccgattgttttaatcaatagtatagtacttattcaattttggtgcatattctcgttttgtacataacttttgaaccatgtatccgtttgtcgacttctttacatgtaactatactattttgacgattccggagctgctcatgcacttatatgttcatttcgggactgtttttttatcggttttgcttctgcccgtaatcaaaagtcgggcttagggtctgaatttcggaaaaccgactttatttttgagtccgtggggacgttttaccatagccatgtaaatttcgttcaattccgacaactttatttttttacgcttattttgatttgtaccgatttcgtttccgatttacttgtacatgcatggtttgacttccattttacttgtatagattgttagcttattaatagtgtactaatgtgctttagtttgtttgatacaggttaaatggctccggatagagatgctccacctgaaaactcacaagaaagagatgctcaagaaagagatgccacggatacaaatgctccacctgatactgaagcaaaagaagttgcacgaggcatcactatcatgaagggaatcgttcgacatagagaccaaggattagtataccgattggaatggaattctgataaacaagcaattggtcctaattctgcaaagttgacaagttatattggtacacttgttcgtatgcatattccggtctccgtagctagatggaatatgaaaagcgaagacttggatgcgaaaaaaaaagcgatttgggacgagcttcaggtatatatcatatatggttaattgttgttattatcttgatgataaattgtttaaattacttatactaacacactatgagtatgtttttttgcagaggacttttgagataccagatgatcgtagacgctacatacttggtttggccggcaaaagatatagagggtggaaagcttttttgacaaacacttatcttaaggataaagatggaaactttcttgaagaggcaccgggacggccaaaaaagtatgagatcttcattggtgaagaagattgggctaagtttgtagagcaaagagatgaagattttcggaaaaggagtgccaagaatagtgcgagagcatccaaacccgcatatccatacaaaaaagggcgtttgggatatgcacgcttggaggataaaattgtaagtaaatagaaatgcgttttaattaattgtctaaatgtgttttatttgacgattttatcttttgtgtcaatgcatagttagaggagactaaaagtgaggaaacctcacttcctgaacatgtgttgtggagggaagctcgtgtgggcaaggatcatgctgtcgatcccgaagttcagagagtttttactgaatgtgtaagtataatactgtgtctttaattaaatcaaatgttttttaatatataaatgattttttaatgtaaatgaattacaggagaccttgtcgcaatcggcatccaccggtgaggggagcgtacttagtagagcactagatgctcctgagtatcccggtcgggtgaggggtaagggtcatggtgtgactccaacctctttttacaagagtcctaggagaagaaatccttcaaatgaagaagtgttgcaaaagttggcggaattgcaagcacaagtctctgaattgcaaagagataaagaggcgtatatgagagaaaagtgcaacacttcatcggtgaaagaaactagtgataaggctagtatcaactatcaaaggaaatttcccgaggtaattataattttttttccttttaaattgttctattttattaatgataatgactttatatttactattggtttagggcatttcatcttgccaactatacttatcggaaccgagttatcgactagttggcaagggaaaagtgcacaacactttgggagatttacttcaccatagaccgctcccggatggacacctgaaagtatcggtggatgttgtagtagatcatgatgcgatgctaccggtacctgacatggtctcagagacgacattgctgcgagatgcaataggatcatttgttgcatggccctcggagctcattaccattagtgatgaggtatatttaaaacgattatgaatcatttagttttcgaatgtcaattctaaaccgtttattaattattttttacattttaattttagactgctcctataaaacccacagttaagggtaaagggattttacaggaggaggagtccgttgcatcactaaaagaggtacatttaaagtgttaataattaatctgaatctaaatctgcatgattttatattttacataacttatatgatttttaggcatccgctcgagagtcacaacaagtgacgcagcaagttcgtaccgtaccacccactggtcctccgaagccagcgggaaaaaaaggcggtgcttttgtgcctcggtaccggtcgacgctcgcaacaatggttgatatgtccgatttgaaggatggtgctttacgtgaaatcgttatggatgagagtgtcttcggtattgaattcaagtcacttattacacttgatgacttggaggagatttttaagcatgatcaactaggcgtcaataacatgcactcatacattcggtaatattccctcatccgatatattatttaattagtcccacaatataatttatttacacatttcaatgaaaataatctaatgtttattatgtttttatttaaggttgttgtatgacagagtgttgcgcgggactccgttgtctaacagattccgtttcgtgtcttccgcccactgcagcggaatggcaattgattcggaaccggaatcagttagacagcgcttagtagatagattcatgtccaccggcaatacagaatgtctgcatctttgggcgtataatacccgaccagtagggttagtttctcattctttgttcatctaatctctgtttcttttgtgtatagcaaaattttcatataacctattgtttttatttatagagcacactggttgctgcttgctatcaaccctataagggaagtcgtgtattatctgaattcggtaaatggtgaatggaccaattatccggccatgaaggacatcgttgatttgtaagtgggatcgttctaaatatatattcgtgtatatttatatatatatatatatttacttatttgtgggattgatctaaacatatgcttttatatatttgttaattagatcaatacaagtgttccgaagtcaacgggacgcacaggtatcccgaactaaatctagcaacattacttggatccaagtgcaggtacattatttttcacaatgttgcttataatatatttatgctacttgataaaacaatgcacaactatagaatcttatttgtttttctatgtagtgtccgcaacagaaaaacagttacgattgcggatactttgtattgaggtttatgaaagaaatccttcaggcaaatcaattagagattccgctcacggtatgaatttataacttaagataatttcatataatttattacatttaactaaatgtatcattcatattttgtttttgttttgtagtaccttgacgaattccgtgccgctggatacccgagacttaagttggaagaaataaaagaggatttgtgtcatttttatattaagcgctttttcatgtaggatttgtgtcgaattgaagtactataatattattgatgttgtaatgatgtatatatataattttggatattataatggtattatattagtatatatatatatattgtcttactgatggctgaaataatatcgtcgaaaataaattacaggtcgaaaatattacaggctgaaaacatattacaggtcgaaaatattacaggtcgactgggaggattaaattacaggctgcacattaaaatacctcatttagctactaaagcgctttttaaaaaagcgctcttaaaggcccacatactaaagcgcttctttttaaaagcgctgccaaagattactaaaaaagcaaaaaaaaaaaaacaacatactaaagcgcttttgtaaaagcgctcttatagggggggctatcagagcgctttttctggaaaaaagcgctcttaaagcccaccctataagagcgcttttacaaaagcgctttagtatgttgcgtttttttttattttttactctcacaggtgggcctatcacagcgcttttctggaaaaagcgcacttaaaggggggcctaccagagcgctttttcctgaaaagcgctcttaaaggggggcctacaagagcgctttttccagaaaagcgctcttataggggggcctaccagagcgcttttaaaagcgctttcgtagcctatgccagcgctggctttggcagcgctttaaagcgctgttaaagcccaaaaaaagcgctcctATACATAGgtcttcctaccctctttatggtatggatagcccctataAGGAtttgatgacccttcgatgacccacacatccaatgaaaggactacctaccctccttatggtatggatagccctttcaaacgaaaaacttaaagaacaagaaagacaatcttagggtaggtgctcttaaatgcttactcacattcaaactcaaattacttttcacacccacTCTTTTTTCAAATCCAAATTCAAATCCTTTTCCcgctcttttcaaatactttcaaaaaggctacgcttattttacaagctaaagtccttattcaaaatcctTTACAATTCACACatgacactctttcaaacaaatcaaacaaacaagtgaactaagcaattaagagcccatggataaccatggatacaaagggtgcttacaccttccctttgtataacctgccccccgaactcaaagtatttaaaaggtctttcctgttctttgtGCCTTtacaattggataaaataaaagtcggtggcgactcttgcttaaccgcgacatttaaaaaagtcagttctcccaccgtattacagggtGTTACATCTCTTTCTTATCTGAGGGTGACCATTAATTTACCTATCACGAGGGATTAGGTTATTGTGTCATTGAAAGCTTGCAGGTTAGACCCTTCATAGGACCACAATTTCTCCTTCTTCAATCCTAACTTTTCAAAAAGGTTTGAGTACGTGATATCGCAAGAGATAACACCATCGATGGAGATTTAGGAGGTGTCAAAATTGGTAATGGCGGCCGTTATTCATAGAGGAAATATCTCATTTGGGATTCCGCCCATTTTCTCACTATATAGGAACCTGAGGATAGGCCTTTCTGACTTCCTGGTCGAAGTTTCCCCATCTTCTTTGTTAATGACTATCAACTCAACACTCTTTCTTTTGATGGTCTTTTTGGAAGGGTTAATTTCTCTTGGAAGACCACCACTAATTGATGTGGTGTATTGGTGTTTCCCTTTTCGACCCTCCTCTGCTTCACTATTGATACTGCTACCTCTTTTGGCTCCAGCGACAACTTGAATAGTCTTATTGGGATATTTTTCTCTGCAGGGGTAACCTTTCAAAATCTTCTCGGTTATTACACTCTCTCTTATTGTATTAACCTCCCTTCCCCTTATCATCCTATGAGTAATCAGTGAGTCACCCCTTCTTAATCAATAATTATATTGCATCTTTTGGCTGGATGTAATCATTTGTGTTATGGTTGTGACTCTTGTGGAAACAATAGTATTTAGAATTGCTTGTCATGGATGATTCTTTGATCGGGTAGGGATTCCTAATCCTGGCTTCTTTGAACTCAGTGTTAGCACTTTATTTCCAAATTTTATCCCTTGAAGTGTTCATGGGAGTGTAAGTGTTGAACCTGGATTAGGTTCTATGACCCCCTTCCTCTTTACAACGGTCGATGTCCCTTTCTGGTGCCCAATTATATTAAAAGTTCCTTGTTCCTCTACCTCTTTCCCCTTCCTTGTCCAGGAGCTTTACTTCATAACTGATATAGGATTGTGCCCTAATCAACAAATCACTTAGAGTACAGG
Encoded proteins:
- the LOC131655491 gene encoding uncharacterized protein LOC131655491, which produces MAPDRDAPPENSQERDAQERDATDTNAPPDTEAKEVARGITIMKGIVRHRDQGLVYRLEWNSDKQAIGPNSAKLTSYIGTLVRMHIPVSVARWNMKSEDLDAKKKAIWDELQRTFEIPDDRRRYILGLAGKRYRGWKAFLTNTYLKDKDGNFLEEAPGRPKKYEIFIGEEDWAKFVEQRDEDFRKRSAKNSARASKPAYPYKKGRLGYARLEDKIVSK
- the LOC131655492 gene encoding uncharacterized protein LOC131655492; the protein is MVDMSDLKDGALREIVMDESVFGIEFKSLITLDDLEEIFKHDQLGVNNMHSYIRLLYDRVLRGTPLSNRFRFVSSAHCSGMAIDSEPESVRQRLVDRFMSTGNTECLHLWAYNTRPVGAHWLLLAINPIREVVYYLNSVNGEWTNYPAMKDIVDLSIQVFRSQRDAQVSRTKSSNITWIQVQCPQQKNSYDCGYFVLRFMKEILQANQLEIPLTYLDEFRAAGYPRLKLEEIKEDLCHFYIKRFFM